One Psychrosphaera aestuarii DNA window includes the following coding sequences:
- a CDS encoding beta-ketoacyl-ACP synthase III yields the protein MFSKIIGTGSYFPSQIRSNKDLEKMVETSDDWITERTGIKERRIMDETDTVSSMSTKAAKKALEMAGIDASEIDLVIVGTTSHARAFPSAGCEVQRDLGIPSGVPAFDVAAACSGFCYALSIGDTYIKAGTAKKALIIGADCLSHLMSPTDRKTIVLFGDGAGAVIIEATEEPGILSTHIHADGNASELLKAEMPVRGKEESVHEAWGHMEGNQVFKVAVTKLSEVVETTLKLNKAEKSDIDWLIPHQANMRIISAVAKKLDMSMDQVVINLDKYGNTSAATVPTALDEAIRDGRIKRGQTLLLNAFGAGFTWASALIKY from the coding sequence ATGTTTTCAAAAATTATCGGCACGGGTAGCTATTTTCCATCGCAAATTCGCTCTAATAAAGACTTAGAGAAAATGGTAGAGACAAGTGACGATTGGATCACAGAAAGAACTGGCATAAAAGAACGCCGGATTATGGATGAGACCGATACGGTATCAAGTATGTCCACCAAAGCCGCTAAAAAAGCATTAGAAATGGCCGGTATTGACGCTTCTGAAATTGACTTAGTTATTGTTGGCACAACAAGTCATGCACGAGCATTCCCATCTGCAGGTTGTGAAGTTCAAAGAGATCTTGGTATTCCTTCTGGCGTCCCTGCTTTTGATGTAGCGGCTGCATGTTCTGGCTTTTGTTACGCATTAAGTATTGGCGATACCTACATAAAAGCGGGTACAGCCAAAAAAGCATTAATCATTGGTGCCGATTGTTTAAGTCACCTTATGAGCCCAACCGACCGAAAAACAATTGTGTTATTTGGCGATGGTGCCGGAGCAGTTATTATTGAAGCGACCGAAGAACCTGGTATTTTATCTACTCATATTCATGCTGATGGCAATGCGTCGGAATTGTTAAAGGCAGAGATGCCTGTACGAGGCAAAGAAGAATCAGTACATGAGGCATGGGGACACATGGAAGGTAATCAGGTATTTAAAGTAGCAGTGACTAAGTTATCTGAAGTAGTTGAGACAACCTTAAAACTAAATAAAGCAGAGAAATCTGACATTGATTGGTTAATACCTCATCAAGCTAACATGCGAATTATTTCAGCGGTTGCTAAAAAGCTTGATATGAGTATGGATCAAGTAGTAATAAATCTAGATAAATATGGTAATACGTCTGCGGCTACCGTTCCAACAGCGTTAGACGAAGCAATTCGAGATGGCCGTATTAAACGTGGGCAGACTCTATTATTAAATGCGTTTGGTGCAGGCTTTACTTGGGCCTCTGCGCTTATAAAATACTAA
- the fabD gene encoding ACP S-malonyltransferase gives MTKAIVFPGQGSQSVGMLSELYEASAVVQNTFKEASDALGYDMWALVSKDSSEQLNKTEFTQPALLTCSVAIWRDYIAKGGELPAYLAGHSLGEYSALVCAEVISLADAVLLVQKRGQYMQQAVPAGTGAMAAIIGLDDELVSKACTDSAQGDVVAPVNYNSPGQIVIAGEKAAVERAMVLAKEFGAKRALPLPVSVPSHCELMKPAADKLAADLEQLKFNTPVIPVINNVDVATPNSGEDIKLALVKQLYSPVRWTETIQQCHKLGVSDVIEFGPGKVLTGLGKRIEKSINYSAANDTATLAAAVAE, from the coding sequence ATGACAAAAGCAATTGTATTTCCTGGGCAAGGTTCACAAAGCGTAGGGATGTTATCTGAATTATATGAAGCGTCTGCTGTCGTACAAAATACATTTAAAGAAGCGTCAGATGCCCTTGGTTATGATATGTGGGCTTTAGTATCTAAAGACAGTAGTGAACAACTAAACAAGACTGAATTTACTCAACCTGCATTATTAACATGCTCAGTTGCCATTTGGCGCGATTATATTGCCAAAGGTGGCGAACTTCCCGCATATCTAGCCGGTCATAGTCTAGGAGAGTACTCTGCACTTGTATGTGCTGAAGTAATTTCTTTAGCAGATGCTGTTTTGTTAGTGCAAAAGCGTGGTCAATATATGCAACAGGCAGTTCCAGCCGGCACAGGTGCAATGGCAGCTATAATAGGTCTAGATGATGAACTAGTGAGTAAAGCTTGTACAGACAGTGCACAAGGCGACGTGGTGGCACCTGTTAATTATAACTCTCCTGGTCAAATAGTCATCGCGGGTGAAAAAGCGGCAGTTGAACGAGCTATGGTATTAGCTAAAGAATTTGGTGCGAAGCGAGCGTTACCGTTGCCTGTCTCGGTACCATCACACTGTGAGTTAATGAAACCAGCAGCTGATAAATTGGCTGCTGATTTAGAACAATTAAAATTTAATACGCCTGTCATACCAGTTATAAATAATGTAGACGTAGCAACGCCGAATAGCGGTGAAGACATTAAATTGGCGTTAGTCAAACAGCTATATAGCCCAGTTCGATGGACTGAAACTATTCAGCAATGTCATAAGCTAGGCGTTTCTGATGTTATCGAATTTGGTCCTGGTAAAGTCTTAACAGGGCTAGGTAAACGTATTGAGAAATCGATTAATTATAGTGCCGCGAATGATACGGCCACACTAGCAGCTGCTGTTGCTGAATAA
- the tmk gene encoding dTMP kinase yields MKAGKFIVVEGLEGAGKSTAMSQIQSLLTSKGIEFICTREPGGTPLAEKMREIVKAETEEHLTAEAELLLMYASRIQLIENVIKPALAKGQWVIGDRHDMSSLAYQGGGRQLPDTLLLPIRNAVLKDFHPDLTLLMDIDPKVGLARAANRGELDRIERMDLSFFERTRKVYLDLAKSNDKIIIINAENSLEQVQEDLYQNLTHWLENTAL; encoded by the coding sequence ATGAAAGCTGGAAAATTTATTGTTGTTGAAGGACTTGAAGGTGCGGGTAAATCAACTGCAATGTCACAAATACAATCATTATTAACGTCCAAGGGTATAGAATTCATTTGTACCAGAGAGCCAGGTGGAACGCCGTTAGCTGAAAAAATGCGTGAGATTGTAAAAGCAGAAACGGAAGAGCATTTAACAGCCGAAGCCGAGTTATTGTTGATGTACGCTAGCCGTATTCAGCTAATTGAAAATGTTATAAAACCAGCTTTAGCTAAAGGACAGTGGGTTATTGGCGATAGGCATGATATGTCATCGCTGGCATACCAAGGTGGTGGGCGTCAGTTGCCGGATACCCTACTATTACCTATTCGAAACGCCGTATTAAAAGATTTTCATCCAGACCTTACGTTGCTAATGGATATTGATCCTAAGGTGGGTCTTGCTCGAGCGGCCAACAGAGGAGAGCTTGACAGAATCGAACGTATGGATTTGTCTTTTTTTGAGCGCACTCGGAAAGTCTACTTAGACTTAGCGAAGTCAAACGACAAGATTATTATAATTAACGCCGAAAATTCACTAGAGCAAGTACAAGAAGATTTATATCAAAACTTAACCCATTGGTTAGAGAATACAGCGTTGTGA
- the pabC gene encoding aminodeoxychorismate lyase has translation MTFNCYDNNLNLTDCSKDWFEQRSFLFGDGHFTTTKVELGRILDWPLHLKRLQVANDRLKVASINWQKLSELASTHAQQVKNGIIKIQISRGTSVRGYQVSNDMTPYVFITTTSTQLVDFAKLKAPVELNILDTKLGINPSLAGLKHGNRLEQALISCELNDKMLTDGIVADINGHVIETAKANLFWFDGKQWHTPLLNHCGIAGIVREKILTKIPFIKADTITEQKLIENAEAMFICNSILGIVPVSQLANKKLQLAPSAKIHAEVFHD, from the coding sequence ATGACCTTTAATTGTTACGACAATAACTTAAATCTAACCGACTGTAGCAAGGATTGGTTTGAACAAAGAAGCTTTTTATTTGGCGATGGTCACTTTACTACAACTAAAGTTGAACTGGGCCGTATATTAGATTGGCCTCTGCACCTAAAGCGTTTGCAAGTTGCAAATGATCGCTTAAAAGTTGCGAGTATTAATTGGCAAAAACTATCGGAACTTGCCTCGACTCATGCACAACAAGTTAAAAACGGCATCATAAAAATTCAAATTAGCAGAGGTACTAGTGTCCGTGGTTATCAGGTGTCGAATGATATGACTCCTTATGTTTTTATCACAACAACCTCAACACAACTAGTGGATTTCGCTAAACTTAAGGCGCCGGTTGAATTAAATATTTTAGACACAAAACTTGGCATCAATCCAAGTTTAGCGGGCCTTAAACACGGAAATCGACTTGAACAAGCATTGATCAGCTGTGAACTAAACGACAAGATGTTAACCGATGGTATTGTCGCTGATATAAACGGGCATGTTATCGAAACTGCAAAGGCTAATTTATTTTGGTTTGATGGTAAGCAATGGCATACACCATTATTAAACCATTGTGGAATCGCTGGCATTGTTCGAGAAAAAATATTAACAAAAATACCATTCATCAAAGCAGATACGATAACCGAACAAAAGCTAATTGAAAATGCAGAGGCTATGTTCATCTGTAATTCGATATTAGGAATAGTACCTGTGAGTCAACTAGCAAATAAAAAGTTGCAATTGGCGCCCAGCGCTAAAATCCATGCCGAGGTTTTTCATGACTAA
- the fabF gene encoding beta-ketoacyl-ACP synthase II, translating to MTKRRVVVTGMGMLSPVGNDVDSTWKSLLAGKSGAELITHFDTEQFGTKFAAMVKDIDLSEYIPRKDAKKMDLFIQYGIVAAIQAIKDSGIEINDDNADRIGAAIGSGIGGLGLIEENHAKLVHNGPRKLSPFFVPSTIINMIAGQLSIMFGLKGPNISITTACTSGVHNIGHAARMIAYGDADVMVAGGAEKASTELGIGGFGAARALSTRNEEPTKASRPWDKDRDGFLLGDGAGMMVLEDYDHAVARGAKIYAELVGFGMSGDAYHMTSPPEDGNGAARSMQNALNDAGIEASQVGYINAHGTSTPAGDKAETQAVKTVFGSSASTVLVSSSKSMIGHLLGAAGAVESIITVMSLIDQKVHPTINLDNPDEGCDLDYVADGARDVKMDYALCNSFGFGGTNGTLIFKKV from the coding sequence GTGACAAAGCGCAGAGTAGTAGTGACGGGTATGGGAATGTTATCACCAGTAGGCAATGACGTTGATAGCACATGGAAAAGCTTGCTAGCGGGTAAGAGCGGCGCAGAGTTGATAACTCATTTTGATACAGAGCAGTTCGGTACTAAATTCGCCGCTATGGTTAAAGACATCGACTTGTCCGAATACATTCCTCGCAAAGATGCCAAAAAAATGGACTTATTTATTCAATACGGCATTGTGGCGGCTATTCAAGCGATAAAAGATTCTGGTATAGAAATAAACGATGACAATGCTGATCGAATTGGCGCTGCAATAGGTTCTGGCATTGGCGGTTTAGGTTTAATCGAAGAAAATCATGCAAAACTGGTTCACAACGGCCCAAGAAAACTTTCTCCATTCTTTGTACCTTCTACAATTATTAATATGATTGCAGGCCAACTCTCTATTATGTTTGGTTTAAAAGGACCGAATATATCAATTACAACGGCTTGCACATCAGGTGTACATAATATTGGTCATGCCGCGCGCATGATTGCTTACGGCGATGCAGACGTTATGGTTGCCGGTGGTGCAGAAAAAGCGTCTACAGAGCTCGGTATCGGAGGTTTTGGTGCAGCACGAGCGCTATCGACACGTAATGAGGAGCCAACGAAAGCGAGCCGACCTTGGGACAAAGACAGAGATGGATTTTTACTAGGTGATGGTGCAGGAATGATGGTCCTTGAAGATTATGACCATGCTGTTGCTCGTGGCGCAAAAATATATGCAGAGTTAGTCGGTTTTGGAATGAGTGGCGATGCTTACCACATGACATCGCCTCCTGAAGATGGCAATGGAGCTGCTCGTTCAATGCAAAATGCTTTAAATGACGCAGGAATAGAGGCTTCTCAAGTCGGCTATATCAATGCTCACGGTACATCAACTCCAGCAGGTGATAAGGCTGAAACACAAGCTGTAAAAACGGTGTTTGGTTCATCGGCAAGTACAGTGCTTGTATCGTCGTCAAAATCGATGATAGGACATTTATTAGGCGCTGCAGGCGCAGTTGAATCAATCATCACAGTGATGAGTTTAATTGATCAAAAAGTTCACCCGACAATTAATTTAGATAACCCTGATGAAGGTTGCGATTTAGATTACGTAGCAGACGGCGCGCGTGACGTAAAAATGGATTACGCTTTGTGTAATTCTTTTGGTTTCGGTGGTACCAACGGAACGTTAATATTTAAAAAAGTTTAG
- the mltG gene encoding endolytic transglycosylase MltG, giving the protein MTNFFKRWSKLKILITTSFILSIAMLTAFIWLQTQLEKPLKIPEPTFFKVEKGASINKVCRQFTQLNWLESCIPLKVMSKLDTSFNNIKSGTYKLDGTDSVSQIVQMFTKGEVHQFAFTIVDGENIYQVLDKLAEVDFLSNDIRDLDLQGIASALGLKSDTPEGFLAPDTYFVEAETKITDLLKRAVAKQQDRLEQAWKQRQVFRFKTPYELLKLASIIEKESGVAAERGAIASVFYNRLEKGMRLQTDPTVIYGIWQEYDGDIKRVHLKQKTPYNTYRINGLPPTPIANPSLSSLLAAAQPEQTDFLYFVASGNGGHVFSKTLAEHNKAVRSYLAIQKLKNKE; this is encoded by the coding sequence ATGACTAATTTTTTTAAGCGTTGGTCAAAACTTAAAATATTGATCACTACATCATTTATTTTGTCCATAGCCATGCTTACAGCTTTTATATGGTTGCAAACCCAATTAGAAAAACCGTTAAAAATTCCAGAGCCGACTTTTTTTAAAGTGGAAAAAGGGGCATCAATAAATAAAGTTTGCCGTCAGTTTACCCAATTGAATTGGTTAGAGTCGTGCATACCTTTGAAAGTCATGTCTAAATTAGATACAAGTTTTAACAATATTAAATCAGGTACATACAAGCTTGACGGCACTGATTCTGTTTCTCAAATAGTACAAATGTTTACTAAAGGAGAAGTTCATCAGTTTGCTTTTACTATTGTTGATGGTGAAAACATTTATCAAGTATTAGATAAGCTCGCGGAGGTTGACTTTTTAAGCAATGATATTAGAGATTTAGACTTACAAGGGATAGCATCTGCTCTTGGTTTGAAATCGGATACACCAGAAGGCTTTTTAGCGCCAGATACCTATTTTGTTGAAGCGGAAACAAAAATTACCGACTTGTTAAAAAGAGCCGTTGCAAAACAGCAAGACCGACTAGAACAAGCGTGGAAGCAACGACAAGTTTTTAGGTTTAAAACACCTTATGAGTTATTAAAGTTAGCATCAATAATTGAAAAAGAGTCAGGTGTCGCCGCGGAACGGGGAGCAATCGCATCGGTATTTTACAACAGACTAGAGAAAGGTATGCGGTTACAAACGGACCCGACTGTTATCTATGGTATATGGCAAGAATACGATGGCGACATAAAACGCGTTCATTTAAAACAAAAAACACCTTACAATACCTATAGAATTAATGGGCTACCACCAACACCGATTGCAAATCCAAGTTTAAGTTCGCTTTTAGCCGCCGCGCAACCAGAGCAAACTGATTTTCTGTATTTTGTTGCTTCAGGAAATGGTGGTCACGTATTTAGTAAAACGTTAGCCGAGCATAATAAAGCAGTACGCTCATATTTAGCGATACAGAAACTCAAAAATAAAGAATAG
- the fabG gene encoding 3-oxoacyl-ACP reductase FabG: protein MSLFSLEGKVVLVTGASRGIGKAVAETLVEQGAKVAGTATSESGAQNISEYLGENGKGYALNVTNPDSIKETLDAIKSDFGDVDVLVNNAGITRDNLLMRMKDDEWADIIETNLTSIFRLSKAVMRPMMKKRHGRIINIGSVVGTMGNAGQANYAAAKAGVIGFSKSLAKEIASRGITVNVVAPGFIDTDMTKALDDSQRKAIADQVPAERLGDPKEIAATVAFLASNEAGYISGETIHVNGGMYMV from the coding sequence ATGTCTTTATTTAGCTTAGAAGGCAAAGTAGTACTTGTTACAGGTGCTTCTCGTGGAATTGGCAAAGCCGTTGCGGAAACTTTGGTAGAGCAAGGTGCAAAGGTTGCAGGTACTGCTACATCGGAAAGCGGCGCACAAAATATCTCAGAATACTTAGGTGAAAATGGAAAGGGTTATGCACTGAACGTGACCAATCCTGATTCGATTAAAGAAACGTTAGATGCAATTAAGTCGGATTTCGGAGATGTAGACGTATTAGTAAACAATGCCGGTATCACTCGCGATAACTTGTTAATGCGAATGAAAGACGATGAATGGGCCGATATTATTGAGACAAACTTAACCTCAATATTTCGACTGAGTAAGGCTGTAATGCGACCTATGATGAAAAAACGTCATGGTCGAATCATCAATATTGGTTCAGTCGTTGGTACGATGGGAAATGCAGGCCAAGCAAATTATGCGGCAGCGAAAGCGGGCGTGATCGGTTTTTCTAAATCGTTAGCAAAAGAGATCGCTTCTCGTGGTATTACCGTAAACGTAGTGGCTCCAGGGTTCATAGATACGGATATGACAAAAGCGTTAGATGATTCACAACGCAAGGCTATTGCAGATCAAGTTCCAGCAGAACGTCTAGGTGACCCAAAAGAGATTGCAGCTACTGTTGCTTTTTTAGCGAGTAATGAAGCTGGTTATATTTCGGGCGAAACTATTCACGTAAATGGCGGCATGTATATGGTATAA
- the acnA gene encoding aconitate hydratase AcnA, whose amino-acid sequence MSTQWKSVAKLQLSNKTLNCISFEKLESKYNLTRLPYAAKILLENLLRHEEKPFVQEQDIKALAEWDVTSSKEQEISFVPARVVLQDFTGVPAIVDLAAMRDAMSTLGGDANKINPFNPVELVIDHSVMVDYFASDDAFKKNTDIEVQRNKERYQFLKWGQSAFDNFKVVPPGRGIVHQVNLEYLARCVFDGQFDGEEWAYPDTLVGTDSHTTMINGLGILGWGVGGIEAEAAMLGQPVTMLIPKIVGFKLSGKLNPGVTATDLVLTITEQLRAHGVVGKFVEFYGEGLEHLSLADRATIANMAPEYGATCGIFPLDKESLNYLHLTGRSEQDIERVEKYAKQLGIWHDTSTVEADYHEQIDFDLSTVRPSIAGPKRPQDRIALSEAAEQYKEWGALNATATNKSDVMVTYNDNEFELKNGSVVIAAITSCTNTSNPSVLVAAGLLARNAAKLGIKSKPWVKTSLAPGSQVVTQYLENAGLMDDLEALGFNLVGYGCTTCIGNSGPLPDEIGKAIRDNNLSVTSVLSGNRNFEGRIHADIAANYLASPPLVVAYAIAGNMNIDVANSPLCKDSQGNDVYLKDIWPSDQEIKEVVAASISRSIFTEKYADVFNGDETWNSLSSGDETIYSWPESTYIKQPPFFEGMGATSSDIKPIVEARCLVKVEDSITTDHISPAGSIAIDSPAAKYLQEQGVEKSDFNSYGSRRGNHEVMMRGTFANVRLQNQLAPGTKGSATTHYPSDEQMSIFDAAMKYKQESVDTLVIAGKEYGTGSSRDWAAKGPALLGIKVVMAESYERIHRSNLIGMGILPLQFKSGESAESHGLTGKELFSVPSVDAGQKQVDVTVESEGSKKTIQFDVRIDTANEFDYFSNGGILSYVIRNMLESSS is encoded by the coding sequence ATGTCTACACAGTGGAAGTCAGTTGCAAAGTTGCAACTCAGTAACAAAACCCTCAATTGCATTAGCTTTGAAAAGCTTGAGTCGAAGTACAACCTTACCAGATTGCCTTACGCCGCTAAAATTCTTTTAGAAAATTTACTTCGCCATGAAGAAAAACCCTTTGTCCAAGAACAAGATATTAAGGCCTTAGCTGAGTGGGATGTAACTTCAAGTAAGGAACAGGAAATATCATTCGTTCCAGCAAGAGTGGTGTTGCAAGACTTCACTGGCGTACCAGCAATAGTAGATTTAGCAGCAATGCGCGACGCCATGTCAACACTGGGCGGAGATGCCAACAAAATTAACCCATTTAATCCGGTAGAGCTGGTTATCGACCATTCTGTAATGGTTGACTATTTTGCATCTGACGACGCATTTAAAAAGAATACTGATATTGAAGTTCAACGAAATAAAGAGCGATACCAGTTTTTAAAATGGGGTCAATCAGCCTTTGATAATTTTAAAGTTGTTCCTCCAGGGCGCGGTATAGTCCACCAAGTTAATCTTGAGTACTTGGCGCGATGTGTGTTTGATGGCCAGTTTGACGGCGAGGAATGGGCATACCCAGATACTTTGGTTGGAACTGATTCACATACTACCATGATAAACGGTCTAGGAATTTTAGGCTGGGGTGTTGGTGGTATCGAAGCAGAAGCAGCGATGCTTGGTCAGCCTGTCACTATGCTAATTCCAAAAATAGTTGGTTTTAAACTTTCAGGAAAGCTAAATCCTGGCGTCACAGCAACAGACTTAGTCCTAACAATTACAGAACAACTTAGAGCGCATGGCGTTGTTGGTAAATTTGTAGAGTTTTATGGTGAAGGCTTAGAGCACTTGTCACTCGCTGACAGAGCAACAATCGCAAATATGGCTCCAGAGTATGGAGCTACCTGCGGTATTTTTCCCCTCGACAAAGAATCCCTTAATTATCTGCACTTAACTGGGCGATCTGAACAAGACATCGAACGAGTTGAGAAGTACGCAAAACAATTAGGTATTTGGCATGATACTTCAACGGTTGAGGCTGATTATCATGAACAAATCGACTTTGATTTATCGACAGTAAGACCAAGCATTGCTGGCCCTAAACGTCCACAAGACCGTATTGCATTAAGCGAAGCCGCGGAGCAATACAAGGAGTGGGGCGCTTTAAACGCGACCGCGACTAACAAATCTGATGTGATGGTCACTTACAATGATAATGAGTTTGAATTAAAAAATGGTTCTGTAGTAATAGCCGCCATAACCAGTTGCACCAATACTTCGAATCCGTCAGTGCTAGTTGCAGCTGGCCTGTTAGCACGAAATGCGGCTAAACTTGGAATTAAGTCTAAGCCGTGGGTGAAAACATCTTTAGCTCCTGGTTCACAAGTGGTGACGCAATACCTAGAAAATGCCGGCTTAATGGATGACTTGGAAGCATTAGGTTTTAACTTAGTGGGTTATGGATGTACAACCTGTATCGGTAATTCTGGGCCATTGCCAGACGAGATTGGTAAGGCAATAAGAGATAATAATTTGTCTGTAACCTCGGTTTTATCAGGCAATAGAAACTTTGAAGGTCGTATTCATGCTGATATCGCTGCTAATTACTTAGCTTCTCCACCGTTAGTTGTCGCATATGCAATAGCCGGCAATATGAATATAGACGTGGCAAATTCGCCACTTTGTAAAGATAGCCAAGGAAATGATGTTTACCTGAAAGACATATGGCCGTCAGATCAAGAAATTAAAGAGGTCGTTGCAGCATCTATTTCTCGATCCATTTTTACTGAAAAATATGCTGATGTATTTAATGGTGATGAGACGTGGAACTCTTTATCTTCTGGTGATGAAACTATCTATAGCTGGCCAGAATCAACTTATATAAAGCAACCTCCGTTTTTTGAGGGGATGGGTGCAACATCAAGTGATATTAAACCAATAGTCGAAGCTCGCTGCTTGGTGAAAGTTGAAGATAGCATTACTACCGATCATATCTCACCTGCAGGATCAATTGCGATTGATAGTCCTGCCGCGAAATACTTGCAGGAGCAAGGAGTTGAGAAGAGCGATTTCAATTCATATGGGTCTCGTCGTGGTAATCATGAGGTAATGATGCGAGGCACATTTGCAAATGTGCGATTACAAAATCAGTTAGCGCCAGGAACTAAGGGTAGTGCTACGACGCATTACCCTTCAGACGAGCAAATGTCTATATTCGATGCTGCAATGAAGTATAAACAAGAGAGCGTTGATACTTTGGTAATTGCTGGTAAAGAATATGGCACTGGCTCAAGTCGAGATTGGGCGGCTAAAGGGCCTGCTTTGCTCGGGATTAAAGTCGTAATGGCAGAAAGTTATGAACGTATTCACCGTTCTAATTTAATTGGAATGGGGATTTTACCACTTCAGTTTAAGTCGGGAGAAAGTGCAGAATCTCATGGTTTAACTGGCAAAGAGTTGTTTTCGGTGCCATCTGTTGATGCTGGTCAAAAACAAGTGGATGTGACAGTCGAGAGTGAGGGTAGTAAAAAAACGATTCAGTTTGACGTTAGAATAGACACAGCTAATGAGTTTGATTACTTTTCAAATGGTGGCATTTTATCTTATGTTATTCGTAATATGCTGGAAAGCTCATCGTAA
- a CDS encoding PilZ domain-containing protein: protein MNRLVAEIEDTKELFRCYMPFVKGGGLFIKTNLPVKLGETASVILTLPDALEPELFDAEVIWVTPQGAQNVNPPGVGVLLNNTENRLQVKIEKLLGTMINLPEPTYTM, encoded by the coding sequence ATGAATCGTCTAGTTGCAGAAATCGAAGATACAAAAGAGTTATTTAGATGCTACATGCCTTTCGTTAAAGGAGGTGGCTTGTTTATCAAAACAAATTTACCAGTAAAATTAGGTGAGACGGCATCGGTAATTTTAACCTTACCGGACGCTCTAGAGCCAGAATTGTTTGATGCTGAGGTTATTTGGGTAACGCCACAAGGTGCGCAAAATGTAAATCCTCCAGGAGTTGGCGTTTTATTGAATAACACTGAAAACAGATTACAAGTCAAAATAGAAAAGCTACTAGGTACCATGATTAATCTACCAGAGCCAACCTATACCATGTAG
- the acpP gene encoding acyl carrier protein, whose product MSIEDRVAKIVVEQLGVKEEEVKAESSFVDDLGADSLDTVELVMALEEEFDTEIPDEEAEKITTVQSAIDYIKAHAE is encoded by the coding sequence ATGAGCATAGAAGATCGCGTAGCTAAGATCGTAGTAGAGCAACTAGGCGTTAAAGAAGAAGAAGTAAAAGCTGAATCTTCTTTCGTAGATGATCTTGGTGCAGATTCTCTTGACACTGTTGAATTAGTAATGGCGCTTGAAGAAGAATTTGATACTGAAATTCCTGACGAAGAAGCTGAAAAAATCACAACAGTTCAATCAGCAATTGACTACATCAAAGCTCACGCTGAATAA